The following proteins are encoded in a genomic region of Sebastes fasciatus isolate fSebFas1 chromosome 14, fSebFas1.pri, whole genome shotgun sequence:
- the tank gene encoding TRAF family member-associated NF-kappa-B activator isoform X1: MERNIGDQLNKAFEAYRQVSIEKDNAKKELQQMSEYYERYTQKLQKQIDDQQQLISKLEAKLSATRPPPGEMKCEPLNHLLDEASAYLKIQYPENMGTVAVAPNMPLKSSVDYQDMLEAFDLIQGKFRQIRSLTRRQKDHLKRFHSGNDASHDQRFSMPIQCTDRTAEAERPSSSALRSAVDIPLPPTSLASRGASPEDRDLVDSLTKLSVKFPPSADSEYDFLNSAPERHVGLTIPTKRPLSSVPSTLTEEEPVELPMPFVYPPSPSHSTSSSLSHESVRGPQQPLWSPELCDAVDVGKELATPQSSSPDKCAFCYAVVPQDRMNSHLYSHFSPKNEADD, from the exons ATGGAAAGGAACATCGGAGACCAGCTCAATAAAGCTTTTGAAGCTTATCGCCAGGTCTCCATTGAAAAGGACAATGCTAAAAAGGAACTGCAACAAATG AGTGAATATTATGAGCGATACACGCAAAAGCTTCAAAAGCAGATAGACGACCAGCAGCAGTTGATTTCAAAACTTGAAGCTAAGTTATCAGCAACAAGGCCACCACCAG GAGAGATGAAATGTGAGCCTTTGAACCATCTCCTCGATGAGGCCAGCGCTTATCTGAAAATACAGTACCCG GAGAATATGggcactgttgctgttgctcCTAATATGCCACTCAAGAGCAGTGTTGACTA TCAGGACATGCTGGAAGCATTCGATCTAATTCAAGGGAAATTCCGGCAGATTCGCTCTCTCACCAGAAGACAAAAAGATCACCTCAAAAGATTCCACAGTGGAAATGATGCATCGCAcg ATCAGCGGTTCTCCATGCCCATCCAGTGCACAGACCGTACAGCGGAGGCAGAGAGACCCTCTTCCTCAGCGCTAAGGTCAGCAGTGGATATCCCACTCCCGCCTACGTCTCTGGCGTCCCGCGGCGCCAGCCCCGAGGACAGGGACTTAGTAGACTCTCTCACCAAACTCAGTGTCAAATTCCCGCCCTCTGCGGACAGTGAATATGACTTCCTGAACAGTGCTCCAGAGAGACACGTTGGTCTGACCATTCCCACGAAGCGGCCCCTCAGTAGTGTCCCTTCCACACTGACAGAAGAGGAGCCCGTGGAACTGCCCATGCCTTTTGTCTACCCTCCATCCCCCTCCCACTCGACATCATCTTCGCTCTCCCACGAGAGCGTGCGGGGACCCCAGCAG CCTCTCTGGAGCCCTGAGCTGTGCGATGCGGTTGACGTGGGGAAAGAGCTGGCGACGCCTCAGAGCAGCAGTCCTGACAAATGTGCTTTCTGCTACGCTGTGGTTCCTCAGGACCGAATGAACAGCCACCTCTACTCGCATTTCTCTCCTAAGAACGAAGCCGACGATTGA
- the tank gene encoding TRAF family member-associated NF-kappa-B activator isoform X2 encodes MKSEYYERYTQKLQKQIDDQQQLISKLEAKLSATRPPPGEMKCEPLNHLLDEASAYLKIQYPENMGTVAVAPNMPLKSSVDYQDMLEAFDLIQGKFRQIRSLTRRQKDHLKRFHSGNDASHDQRFSMPIQCTDRTAEAERPSSSALRSAVDIPLPPTSLASRGASPEDRDLVDSLTKLSVKFPPSADSEYDFLNSAPERHVGLTIPTKRPLSSVPSTLTEEEPVELPMPFVYPPSPSHSTSSSLSHESVRGPQQPLWSPELCDAVDVGKELATPQSSSPDKCAFCYAVVPQDRMNSHLYSHFSPKNEADD; translated from the exons ATGAAG AGTGAATATTATGAGCGATACACGCAAAAGCTTCAAAAGCAGATAGACGACCAGCAGCAGTTGATTTCAAAACTTGAAGCTAAGTTATCAGCAACAAGGCCACCACCAG GAGAGATGAAATGTGAGCCTTTGAACCATCTCCTCGATGAGGCCAGCGCTTATCTGAAAATACAGTACCCG GAGAATATGggcactgttgctgttgctcCTAATATGCCACTCAAGAGCAGTGTTGACTA TCAGGACATGCTGGAAGCATTCGATCTAATTCAAGGGAAATTCCGGCAGATTCGCTCTCTCACCAGAAGACAAAAAGATCACCTCAAAAGATTCCACAGTGGAAATGATGCATCGCAcg ATCAGCGGTTCTCCATGCCCATCCAGTGCACAGACCGTACAGCGGAGGCAGAGAGACCCTCTTCCTCAGCGCTAAGGTCAGCAGTGGATATCCCACTCCCGCCTACGTCTCTGGCGTCCCGCGGCGCCAGCCCCGAGGACAGGGACTTAGTAGACTCTCTCACCAAACTCAGTGTCAAATTCCCGCCCTCTGCGGACAGTGAATATGACTTCCTGAACAGTGCTCCAGAGAGACACGTTGGTCTGACCATTCCCACGAAGCGGCCCCTCAGTAGTGTCCCTTCCACACTGACAGAAGAGGAGCCCGTGGAACTGCCCATGCCTTTTGTCTACCCTCCATCCCCCTCCCACTCGACATCATCTTCGCTCTCCCACGAGAGCGTGCGGGGACCCCAGCAG CCTCTCTGGAGCCCTGAGCTGTGCGATGCGGTTGACGTGGGGAAAGAGCTGGCGACGCCTCAGAGCAGCAGTCCTGACAAATGTGCTTTCTGCTACGCTGTGGTTCCTCAGGACCGAATGAACAGCCACCTCTACTCGCATTTCTCTCCTAAGAACGAAGCCGACGATTGA